The sequence TTCTTAAATTTCAGGAAATACAGTACAGCGCTCCAAAAATATTAACTAATCCTGGCACCAGTTGAATTTTCATTAGGTTTAAGACTCTGAGAACTATGGGTCATGGAAGCAACAGCTGGGCCAAGACAGCCCCATTGGCCAAATCCAGGCCACAGCTCACCATTGGCTAGAGGCATGGGAGGCAGGCATGTCGCTGGGCCTGAGATGAGAAACCATAGTCAAGAAGCAGTGAGGAACAGCACGTCACAAGTAAACCTTCTGCTGGCCACAGACCAAAGTGTTTTCTGCAAACTAGGCCCAACTGGGATGTCTAGCCTCATTCAGTTACAAGCCTTTGGGTGACAACTTAAGAGGGCACTGCACTCAGGTCTGGACCAGCTACTATCAGTTTGGCCACTGAGAAAGACACACACGTCCTCAGTTCTGATGCTTTCGTATTTCTGCCTCAGTAGAAGGCAAAGATGACAACTGTGAACAACGGTTGTATCAGACAGTTTATGTAAACAAGCAAGCCTGATGATAGCACCATGGTCTCTTATTGCTTTGCTTTTCGATTTTTGCATCTGCCATAATTTGGTCTGCACAAATCTAACATTACAGTGAAGATGTCGTTCAACCAACTACAACGCAAGCCAACTTTAAAACTCTTCTTCCCACCAGAATTCAAGAAACCCGAAGTTTATAAAATGTCACCCTGAACCTTTGAAAGAAAAACCTGAAATTCGAGCTTGTGCTTCAATGCATTTGCATTGCCAACTTAATGGAGTcattttattctttattcttAGAGACAAATATGACATTCACTTGTAATTTTAGCTTTAAAATTAATGttaaagaaatggaaaatgcCTAGCATCAATTCAAAATGTGCCCTCAACTataggaaaaaaaataataaccaaaggACTACAGCCATCCAGTAACTGGGCAAGGTAACCAGACTATGCCAAGAAACTGTATGTTACTTGAGCATGTTAAACAGAATTTTCTGGAAGGTCcagcatttttcttttaaagggggggggctaaGGAATAGTTTCAAAAGCTGACTCTGATTACATTCAAAACCCTCTTTACAACCTTACCGAAAGATAAAGCTCTGCAAAAATGTACACTTTGTACAGTTTCAGACATATGTACagagtcctgcttagcttccccaGGAACTTTTAACATATTTACAGTCTGTGCTCCCTTCTTACAGAGCTGCACGTGTCCTTGGGAGCTATGGCAGTGTACTGCTTCCAAGATTTATTGGGGGAGGGATCGAAACAAAACTGTAGAGCTAAGTACAAAAGAATCAGCCCTTAAGAGAACACGAGGAGGAGTcagaatggggttttttttttgaggtCATAAGTCAATTTCACTCCGCTGTGGACAATGCACAACTGTGCCAGCCAACAGATAAAGGCATTCTGTGTGCACCTGAAGATTCTTCTTTTTCACATCACAAACTTCCATTTCATCCCAAGCTCTACCCGCTTATGAGGTGGTATTTCAGATACTGCTTGGCCTATGATCACAACTTTGTGCGAATGGGATACGTATCCGCAAGTTATGACACCGAGCTCAATATAGCTGTGGGGTAGTCCACGACCAAGGTTTGTGCTCTGGCGGGCTTCAAGTCCTCTTAACTTGCTCTCGTGCTGCTTCTAGGAAGCTGAGTGCACATTTCTTCACTTTCAGATCTACTCCCACCTGCAAAACCATCCTTGCTGGTTACCTTCTATAACTGACAGTTCTTGCCAAATATTCCACAGGATTTCCAGACGTTTATTCTCCCATCAGCTCAGCTTTCTAGCCACAACAGGAACAGTAGTCCAGACTAGCTCCGCTCAGGGAGCGCTCTCCTGGCTCACCGGATCATGTATGCCAAGCCTGCTCCTAGTCCCGCAACACTTGCGAAAGCCATCAGAACATTTCTGATGCTGCTTTCGATGTCCTCTACATGGAAGAACTTAACACATCCCTCCTAGAAGAAAGAATTGGATCGTTAATTGCTTTTAGGCACCAGCATCTTCAGGACGCTGTAAAAATGCACAGCATAAAAATGAAGAGGTCCACACACTGAGCCAAGTTCACAAAGTTATCTAAAACTGTGTTGGAGAGGTTTGGTGTATCAAGAAACTGCAggacagaatgtgtgtgtgtaataggTGTGTACATATACACACCTGAGATTTGTTCCCCACACCTTACCCCTATCTTCTATGGACTCACATACATTTAAAACTCCTCTGGTGGGAAATGGATGCAAGTATGACCTTTTCAGTGAGAAGGACAAGCAACCATAAAAGGGTATAGGCTTCTGGTAGAGTAATTACTTCAGCCTCTACATGTATGCCTGATTACACCTGGAAGGAGTTACCAGATAAAAGGTAATGAAGCAACCTCCTCTACTTgtgaggtcccaggttcaatcctaggcatttccagttaaaaaaatcGGATAgtaaatgatgtgaaagacttctgcccaagaccctggagtgtgCTGTCAgtctgcatatatatatatagtgatggaccaatggcctgatttaGTATACGGCAGCTTCATGTCTTCAAATAAGCTCTGCTGTTGACTCACCCAGGCGTTATGACAGACTAGCCATTCTCGTTTGTCCGTCACCAGCACATCGGTGATTATCTCTGCCAAAGGAATAATGTTGCTCTCCTGGTTTATACTCGTCAGGTATTTGGCAACGAAAGCACCAAAGGAGATGACCGTCACAATCCGTCCCCAGTTTGTTATGCCATCGCTGAAAACATGCTTTGAAACTTCTGAAACAGACTTCAAGTCCTCCTTGTTCTTGATTTCCAATTTCTTAAGCATTCCTAAGGAAGAAAGGGACGAGTGTTAAGCGAGGACTGAAGGGACACGGGCTGGAGATACAACAGCAACAACCGATTTATaggccgcccttcaggacaacttaacagccactcagagcagtttccaaagtgtgttactattatcctcgcaaccatcaccctgtgaggtgacaAAGTGCTGTGCCTCTTTTGAACATTACTAAACAAAGTACCACCCTCTCTTCCAAACAAAAAGCCTGGAAAGAACATTTATCTTTGTGCAAAAGCTTCCCATACAAAATAATCTTCGTAGCAAACATGTTTTAGAGTAGCTTCAACTAGCACTTTCTAGGCGGAAGCCTAGACCACGGGCTGGACCACAAGCTGTTACTTCTACACTTTAATACAAAAAAAGGATATCTAAAGAGCTGCAGAACTTTTGACTTTTTTTCAAGTAGTCTTCTCAGCAGCTTCAGTACAACTCACTGCTCTGCTATGAAACAATAACTCAGTGCCACTTCAGAAATTCAGGAGCAGCTGAAATCTACAGGAAATTACTCAAACCCGTTCTTATCCATTTCAGAACAGGGGAGTAAGAACCCACAtaaatgttgtttgtttgttttacacaGTAGGGCAATTATGCAGAAGGCTTAAAGCCAACAGCAAGCATATGCTAAGGTTCCCATGGGACTCAACTCCTTTAATGAGTTCTCCTAGCCCTTCCCATTTCAGGAAAGGAGTACTACCCGAGGGAGAAGGCTGTGCCATTCTCATTTCTGTAAATTTAGGGTTTAATAGAAGATTGTCTGTAGCAGCTCTTCAAAAAACTACTGTCAAGTTTCAAAGATGATCTTATGATCTAGTATACTGGTTCACCCAAAAGCTGTCAAGATGTAAATGCGAGTTCAACTCGCAGAATATTCCAGTTGGTGAATACTTTAAGGCCACTTTCAAATTTTCAGTATTTAATATGTTACCGTAATACATTAAAGTCTGAAGCAAACAATGAGATCCCAGATAAATTCAGGAAACTGGCAGTGAAATAGGAAGTCAGTTCGTAGGCAGGCAGAGTTCGCCGTCTTTGATGACTATGTTTACTGTGTTATTCTTTGCTTACTTGGCAGCTGCAGGATGTGAGCAAGAGTTCTAGCTAATCTATAACCAGATTATCTGCATGCAGGGGGGTTTACCGCTCCTCCCAAGGAACAAAGTTGAGTTTCATTTCTGCTCGCTGTGGCGTTTTCGAAATGATTCTCAGCTCTAAGCagggaggaggaagtggagaCACAGCTAAGCCGCTGCCACCCCCCACTGGCTACTAGGGTGGGCTAACCCTGTTTAAGGATCAGGGGCAAGTTGGCACTGCCTTGCTGCACAAGAGAAAGGCCGTAGCTTAGCAGCCGTGCCTACATAAGGTCCCAgacagctggaggggggggggactctactGCCTAACACCCTGGGAGAGTCATTGCCAGTCAGCCCACAAGACTGATCTTGACAcacaccaatggtctgactcagaaaaagatTGCTTCATGCACTCCCCCCAGCCCTTCACTCATGGCCAAGTGGACTCAGAATGCCAGACTAgatctcagagacccaggtttgaatctccagtcTGAATACCATGGAAGctgtctgggtgaccttgggccagtcccaccctcccAGCCTACCCTACCTTGTAGGGTTGTGATAAGATAGAAGAGAGAAGAACAAACTGCTTCAGCCCTCCCAATTATGGAAAATGGAAGAGCATAAATGAAGTTAgcatgtatagtggttagagcagacTAAGATCCGGGaggcccaagtttgaatccccacactgccacagAAGCTGGTTGGGTGACCTAGGTTTGAGAACAGCTGAAGCTGAGTCCCCTggggccttagagaccaacaagattctgaGAATTTGAGTCCACTGGGGCCTTTTAAAGACCACCAAGATACTGAGTCCAGTGTGACCTCAGAGCCCATCAAGATCCCCAGAATTTCAATTCAGTGGGATCTTTAGAGTGTCCTTCTTCAAACACGAGAAGCTcccttctggctgggatataaaggctgaGGGATCTCCATTGTGGCTCatttctgaagaaaggagctctgacccccccgcccccgaagGACGTCTTGTTGGCCTCTCAGGCCCCACAGaccctggcctacctcacagggttgttgtgaggatataacggggggggggaagaaccacACCAGCCCCCCCGGGCCCCCACAGGCCAGAATACCGCGGCGGCAGCGCCCCCTGCCCACCTTGGAAGGCCAGCTGGTGCTTCTCGAGGATGCCGTCGCCCACCCGGCGCAGCGTCTCCACGGCGCGGGCCACGCGCGGCGAGGAGGGCCCCCCCAGGCGGCCCTTGCCCCCCGCCTGGCCGTCCTTGGGCCCCTGGGCGGCCTCCAGCAGGTACCGCAGGACCACCTCCAGCGTCTCCTCGCGCAGGCCGTCTCCCTCGGGGGCGGCGTCGGGGGCGGCGTCGGCGGGGGCCTCCTCCGGGTCGGAGGCGGTGGGCGAGGGGACGAACGGGCCGCCCTGGGGCTCGGCGCCGGCCTCGGGCTCGCAGCCGTCCAGCTCCTCCTCGGGCAGCGGCAGCTTGGTGGGCCTCAACGGCAGCGGCCGCGGCCAGCCAATCAGCGAGCGGGGCGCCTCCAGGGGCCCAATCAGCGAGCGGGGCGCCCCCTCCAGGGGCCCAATCAGCGCCCGCGGGGCCCCCGCGCGGCACCCCCCACCAATCAGCGCCCGCGGCCCCTCAGGGGGCGCCCAGGGGAGGAGGCCCGCCGGCGTCGGGGTCGTGGCCGCGGTCGTCGCCCCCTCCGCGCTCT is a genomic window of Eublepharis macularius isolate TG4126 chromosome 1, MPM_Emac_v1.0, whole genome shotgun sequence containing:
- the MCL1 gene encoding induced myeloid leukemia cell differentiation protein Mcl-1, which codes for MLSIKEKMFGVHLCYGGGPAVAAEAKSAEGATTAATTPTPAGLLPWAPPEGPRALIGGGCRAGAPRALIGPLEGAPRSLIGPLEAPRSLIGWPRPLPLRPTKLPLPEEELDGCEPEAGAEPQGGPFVPSPTASDPEEAPADAAPDAAPEGDGLREETLEVVLRYLLEAAQGPKDGQAGGKGRLGGPSSPRVARAVETLRRVGDGILEKHQLAFQGMLKKLEIKNKEDLKSVSEVSKHVFSDGITNWGRIVTVISFGAFVAKYLTSINQESNIIPLAEIITDVLVTDKREWLVCHNAWEGCVKFFHVEDIESSIRNVLMAFASVAGLGAGLAYMIR